The Sphingomonas alpina genome has a segment encoding these proteins:
- a CDS encoding AMP-binding protein, with protein MTGGDAAPCRTAMDWNFGDLLDATAANVPGDRPALIHGARVISWAEFDARTNRVARAMLAAGLPTGARIAIMARNIPEFIEIACAAFKARLCHVNINYRYTTAEIEYVLADCQAQALFYQSEFAALVAPLFEGLHDLRLGVPIDQDGAYEAMAREGDGRPLNIVRSPEDGYLLYTGGTTGKPKGVMWRSGDARTSQLEAPTIKTVVRDMADHVAMVAGAAAPGRVIPACPLMHGAGLNSSMAELVGGGTAILLPNIRFDAEELWDEAARTRATRILIVGDVFARPMAQALQKFPGRWDLAAMRVISSAGLMWSHEVKQILVAALPQVTLVDILGASEASGFGYAITTATNETPTGYFEPGQHTVLIEAETDRVLEADQPGEGWLARRPPFALGYHGDPAKTAATYRRIGDETFAIPGDMAVREADGRLRLIGRGNMVINTGGEKVFAEEVEEAMKRVPGIEDAIIVGVPDPVWGKKVIGLARTSDGYDERAAHTAMLQDLAAYKLPKQIIILDDLPRHASGKSDYRRALEIALEELGLAAA; from the coding sequence GTGACCGGAGGCGACGCGGCGCCGTGCCGGACGGCAATGGACTGGAACTTCGGCGACCTGCTGGATGCGACCGCCGCCAACGTCCCGGGGGACCGGCCAGCGCTGATCCACGGCGCGCGCGTAATAAGCTGGGCCGAGTTCGACGCGCGCACCAACCGCGTCGCGCGCGCGATGCTCGCAGCCGGACTGCCGACCGGAGCCCGCATCGCGATCATGGCACGGAACATCCCCGAATTCATCGAGATCGCATGCGCGGCGTTCAAAGCACGGCTGTGTCACGTCAACATCAACTATCGCTACACTACCGCCGAGATCGAGTATGTGCTGGCCGACTGCCAAGCGCAGGCGCTGTTCTACCAAAGTGAGTTCGCGGCGCTGGTCGCGCCATTGTTCGAAGGCTTGCACGATCTGAGACTCGGCGTGCCGATCGACCAGGATGGCGCGTATGAAGCGATGGCGCGCGAGGGCGACGGCAGGCCGCTAAACATCGTACGATCGCCCGAAGATGGCTACCTGCTCTATACCGGTGGCACGACGGGGAAACCCAAGGGTGTGATGTGGCGATCAGGCGATGCGCGCACTTCGCAGCTGGAAGCACCGACGATCAAGACGGTGGTGCGCGATATGGCGGATCACGTCGCGATGGTCGCCGGCGCCGCCGCGCCGGGCCGCGTCATTCCCGCTTGCCCGCTGATGCATGGTGCGGGCCTCAACAGCTCGATGGCGGAACTGGTCGGCGGCGGCACGGCGATCCTGCTGCCCAACATACGCTTCGACGCAGAGGAATTGTGGGACGAGGCGGCGCGAACGCGTGCGACGCGCATCCTGATCGTCGGCGACGTGTTCGCGCGGCCGATGGCGCAAGCGCTGCAGAAGTTTCCTGGCCGATGGGACCTCGCGGCGATGCGCGTCATTTCCTCCGCCGGATTGATGTGGAGCCACGAGGTCAAGCAAATCCTGGTGGCGGCGCTGCCGCAGGTAACGTTGGTCGACATCCTGGGAGCGTCGGAGGCATCGGGCTTCGGCTATGCCATCACAACGGCGACGAACGAGACACCCACCGGATATTTCGAGCCGGGCCAGCACACCGTCCTGATCGAGGCGGAGACGGACCGCGTGCTGGAGGCCGACCAGCCGGGCGAGGGCTGGCTGGCGCGGCGGCCGCCGTTCGCGCTCGGCTATCATGGCGATCCGGCGAAGACCGCCGCGACCTATCGCCGGATCGGTGATGAAACGTTCGCGATCCCCGGCGACATGGCGGTGCGCGAGGCGGACGGGCGGCTGCGGCTGATCGGGCGCGGCAACATGGTGATCAACACCGGCGGCGAGAAGGTGTTCGCCGAGGAGGTCGAGGAAGCAATGAAGCGCGTGCCCGGCATTGAGGACGCCATCATCGTCGGCGTGCCGGACCCGGTGTGGGGCAAGAAGGTGATCGGCCTCGCGCGCACTTCCGATGGTTATGACGAGCGCGCCGCGCATACCGCGATGCTGCAGGACCTTGCGGCATACAAACTCCCCAAGCAGATCATCATACTCGACGACCTGCCGCGGCATGCAAGCGGCAAGAGCGACTATCGCCGCGCGCTGGAGATCGCGCTTGAGGAACTGGGGCTGGCAGCCGCCTGA
- a CDS encoding amidohydrolase family protein, producing the protein MRRIDAHHHLWEVDSGHHPMLFAAPVARFWGNSAELRGHYDVEAFMADARAAGVIASVHVEAGFTPPDGEARAMQTVADAHGFPQAFLTRIDLAAADAGARISADAAFANWRGIRITTEWPGDPALERPARTSFADAGWRHGYIALDAAGGVADIMLWPEQLAEAAALAQDFPGTPIVIEHFALADGNPAWADGMARLAACRNVAVKLSGPGLVRRDWSADTIRPMILRLLDLFGSDRLMIGSNAPVDLVMADYPTIVARFDSAIQDLPDTDRQALWHDTAARIYRIAGES; encoded by the coding sequence ATGCGGCGCATCGACGCGCATCATCATCTGTGGGAGGTGGACAGCGGGCATCATCCGATGCTGTTCGCCGCGCCAGTCGCGCGTTTCTGGGGCAACAGCGCCGAGTTGCGCGGGCACTATGATGTCGAGGCGTTCATGGCGGATGCGCGTGCCGCTGGCGTGATCGCTTCCGTGCATGTCGAGGCCGGCTTCACACCGCCCGATGGCGAAGCGCGGGCGATGCAAACGGTTGCCGATGCGCATGGCTTCCCTCAGGCTTTCCTGACCCGGATCGATCTTGCGGCGGCGGATGCCGGGGCCCGGATCTCGGCCGATGCCGCTTTCGCCAATTGGCGGGGTATCCGCATCACCACCGAATGGCCGGGCGATCCCGCGCTGGAGCGTCCGGCACGTACGTCGTTCGCCGACGCCGGCTGGCGGCATGGCTATATCGCGCTCGACGCGGCGGGCGGCGTGGCCGATATCATGCTCTGGCCGGAGCAGTTGGCGGAAGCTGCGGCGCTGGCGCAGGACTTCCCCGGCACCCCGATCGTGATCGAGCATTTCGCACTTGCCGATGGCAATCCCGCATGGGCCGATGGCATGGCGCGGCTCGCTGCCTGTCGCAATGTCGCGGTGAAACTCTCGGGACCGGGGCTGGTGCGGCGCGACTGGTCGGCGGACACGATCCGGCCGATGATCCTGCGCCTGCTCGACCTGTTTGGCAGCGATCGGCTGATGATCGGCAGCAACGCGCCGGTCGATCTGGTGATGGCGGATTACCCGACGATCGTCGCGCGTTTCGACTCTGCCATCCAGGACTTGCCCGACACCGACCGCCAAGCGCTGTGGCACGACACCGCCGCGCGCATCTATCGCATTGCGGGGGAGAGTTGA
- a CDS encoding SDR family NAD(P)-dependent oxidoreductase has protein sequence MTGPATDKRALVTGGARGIGRAIAVTLAAAGWQVTAADIDASAVAEAEPDLRITGETLDVIDRAAVAALIEQRGPFDVVVNNAAIPADMLPFAELTSGHFARALRINVMGSFIVAQEAARRMESGTIVNIASRGYLGGIGGAHYVASKAAVVGMTRAMAVELRWRGIAVNAVAPGMVETRMIENFSPVLREKLTEMEPGGGPLNPVVIAGAVAYLASPAGRSMTGQVLLVDGGKTIGVGLY, from the coding sequence GTGACCGGGCCGGCGACGGACAAGCGCGCGCTTGTCACCGGCGGCGCGCGCGGCATCGGCCGGGCGATTGCAGTCACCTTGGCGGCCGCGGGCTGGCAGGTGACCGCCGCCGACATCGACGCGTCCGCCGTCGCCGAGGCGGAGCCCGACCTTCGCATCACCGGGGAGACGCTCGACGTGATCGACCGTGCGGCGGTGGCGGCGCTGATAGAGCAACGAGGGCCGTTCGACGTGGTCGTCAACAATGCGGCGATTCCTGCCGACATGCTGCCCTTCGCCGAGCTGACCTCCGGGCATTTCGCCCGCGCGTTGCGCATCAATGTGATGGGCAGCTTCATCGTTGCGCAGGAAGCTGCACGGCGCATGGAAAGCGGTACGATCGTCAACATCGCCTCGCGCGGCTATCTCGGTGGGATCGGCGGCGCGCATTATGTCGCGTCCAAGGCGGCAGTGGTCGGCATGACCCGCGCGATGGCAGTCGAGCTGCGCTGGCGCGGCATCGCCGTCAACGCGGTCGCGCCCGGCATGGTCGAGACGCGGATGATCGAGAATTTCTCGCCCGTCCTGCGTGAGAAACTGACCGAAATGGAGCCGGGCGGCGGCCCGCTCAATCCCGTGGTGATCGCTGGCGCAGTCGCCTATCTCGCTTCACCCGCCGGCCGGTCGATGACCGGCCAGGTGCTGCTGGTCGATGGCGGCAAGACCATCGGCGTCGGATTGTATTGA
- a CDS encoding nuclear transport factor 2 family protein: MTLQDLIDRAAIHDCLLRYCRGIDRVDEAALRSAYWPDGTDDHGPYKGSAEGFCDWAMNVLPKIDRGIHQLHNMLIELRDGGAAVETYFSAFQRQPGPDGLQQWDLKGRYIDWFEKRGEEWRILNRVVIYDWVEQMPLPPGSEAERFGARKPVGGRYPDDPVYALFG; encoded by the coding sequence GTGACCCTGCAAGACCTGATCGACCGCGCTGCAATCCACGATTGCCTGCTGCGCTATTGCCGCGGCATCGACCGTGTGGACGAAGCCGCGCTGCGCTCCGCCTACTGGCCCGATGGCACCGATGATCACGGCCCGTACAAGGGCAGTGCTGAAGGATTTTGCGACTGGGCGATGAACGTGCTGCCGAAAATCGATCGCGGCATCCACCAACTGCACAACATGCTGATCGAGTTGCGCGACGGCGGCGCGGCGGTCGAGACCTATTTCTCCGCCTTCCAGCGCCAGCCAGGCCCGGACGGGTTGCAACAATGGGACTTGAAGGGCCGCTACATCGACTGGTTTGAGAAGCGCGGGGAGGAGTGGCGGATCCTGAACCGCGTCGTGATCTACGACTGGGTCGAGCAGATGCCGCTGCCCCCGGGCAGCGAGGCGGAACGCTTCGGCGCGCGCAAGCCGGTCGGAGGGCGTTATCCCGACGACCCCGTCTACGCGCTGTTCGGGTGA
- a CDS encoding acyl-CoA dehydrogenase family protein, which produces MNLDFDAADLAFQSEVREFFAEGIPDAWRIRVRSGLRLEPEDLIYYQRRLNDRGWGAPTWPKEYGGTGWTPTQQYIFWSEAARADAPAQFHQGLELIGPIIFTYGTLEQKARYLPRILTLEDWWCQGYSEPGAGSDLAALRTRADRDGDHYVINGQKMWTSYAHVASHVFVLARTSQEAKRQQGISLILVDMNTPGLRVQKIPTMDEKYHTNELFFDDVRVPVGNLLGEEGRGWSYGKVLLDRERMVSAATAIFLTQTVRGIRDAATRRRIGNMPLIETPGFAAKLAQYEIEVIALQTMVLRLMDDAARGADSGPRGSMVKLRWSQLTQAGTALWVEALGPEAAHFAALGDTGAGADMPYAMQGALYARVTSIYGGSSEIQHNIIARRALGL; this is translated from the coding sequence ATGAACCTGGATTTCGACGCCGCCGATCTCGCCTTTCAGAGCGAGGTGCGGGAATTTTTTGCCGAGGGCATCCCCGACGCCTGGCGTATCAGAGTGCGAAGCGGGCTCCGGCTCGAGCCCGAGGACCTGATCTACTATCAGCGGCGCCTCAACGATCGCGGCTGGGGGGCGCCGACCTGGCCCAAGGAATATGGTGGCACCGGCTGGACGCCGACGCAGCAATATATCTTCTGGAGCGAGGCGGCACGCGCCGATGCTCCCGCGCAGTTCCATCAAGGGCTGGAGCTGATCGGACCGATCATCTTCACCTATGGCACGCTGGAACAGAAGGCGCGCTATCTGCCGCGTATCCTGACGCTGGAGGATTGGTGGTGCCAGGGCTATTCGGAGCCTGGCGCTGGTTCCGATCTCGCGGCGCTGCGCACCCGCGCCGATCGCGACGGTGACCATTATGTCATCAACGGGCAGAAGATGTGGACCAGCTATGCGCATGTCGCGAGCCACGTCTTTGTGCTTGCCCGCACCTCGCAGGAGGCCAAGCGCCAGCAGGGCATCTCGCTGATCCTGGTCGACATGAACACGCCGGGCCTGCGCGTGCAGAAGATCCCGACGATGGACGAGAAATATCATACCAACGAACTGTTCTTCGACGATGTGCGCGTTCCGGTCGGAAATCTGCTGGGCGAAGAGGGCAGGGGCTGGAGCTATGGCAAGGTGCTGCTCGACCGCGAGCGCATGGTCAGCGCTGCCACTGCCATCTTTCTGACCCAGACGGTACGGGGCATCCGCGACGCGGCGACCAGGCGGCGTATCGGCAACATGCCGCTGATAGAGACGCCGGGCTTTGCGGCCAAACTCGCACAATATGAGATCGAAGTGATCGCGCTGCAGACCATGGTCCTGCGACTGATGGACGATGCGGCACGGGGCGCGGATTCCGGCCCGCGCGGCTCGATGGTCAAGCTGCGCTGGTCGCAGCTGACGCAAGCCGGCACCGCCTTGTGGGTAGAGGCGCTCGGGCCGGAGGCGGCGCATTTCGCCGCCCTTGGCGACACCGGCGCGGGTGCCGACATGCCGTATGCGATGCAGGGCGCGCTCTATGCACGCGTCACTTCGATCTATGGCGGGTCGAGCGAGATCCAGCACAATATCATCGCGCGCCGCGCGCTAGGCCTGTAA
- a CDS encoding SDR family oxidoreductase — protein MAPMTAPHRLLTVGPAEAVAAIAARLIAGGAYVAAEHGVDAVLIDGTDSAVETPFLDLADSAFAAQLIDATLGRVAALQTALEHLAPAASIVVIGTDAHLGRWHATGQAAASAALVGIVRSVAMEYGRHGVRANLVALPLGTTASDEPVIADAAIQAAALFDAPSITGETVLVDGGNNLKFRQARRR, from the coding sequence ATGGCGCCAATGACCGCACCGCACCGCCTGCTGACCGTCGGACCCGCCGAAGCCGTCGCGGCGATCGCCGCCAGGTTGATCGCGGGTGGCGCTTACGTCGCGGCGGAGCACGGCGTCGATGCCGTCCTGATCGACGGCACTGACAGCGCGGTGGAGACGCCGTTTCTCGATCTGGCCGATAGCGCCTTCGCCGCTCAGTTGATTGACGCGACGCTCGGTCGCGTGGCCGCGCTGCAGACTGCGTTAGAGCACCTCGCCCCCGCCGCCAGCATCGTCGTTATCGGCACCGACGCGCATCTCGGCCGCTGGCACGCCACGGGGCAGGCGGCCGCCAGCGCCGCACTGGTCGGCATCGTGCGCAGTGTAGCGATGGAATATGGCCGCCACGGCGTGCGCGCCAATCTGGTCGCGCTGCCGCTCGGCACGACGGCCTCAGACGAACCGGTGATCGCGGATGCGGCGATTCAGGCGGCCGCGTTGTTCGACGCCCCGTCGATCACTGGCGAGACGGTTCTGGTCGACGGCGGCAACAACCTGAAGTTTCGTCAGGCGCGGCGCCGCTGA
- a CDS encoding long-chain fatty acid--CoA ligase, whose translation MIGLMQQQQLTTGALIDHAARNHGRTEIVSRRADGALERSDWGTVSRRARQVAAMLAALGAQPGDRVATLAWNRLPHLELYYGVTAAGMVLHTVNPRLFAEQIRYIVDHGGARILCVDPDLLPIVEPAVTDLAGIEQIIVLCAGDEMPESALPGLLAYHDLVAATAPIAAWPALDENTASSLCYTSGTTGNPKGVLYSHRSTVLHAFAACAADSMALSARDTVLLAPPLFHVNAWGLPFTSAMCGAKLVMPGSALDGASIYQLLRDEGVTFSLGVPTLWFIVLDYIQRQVSEADRAALKLNRVFMGGAATPRALIELFRDLLGVTANQAWGMTETSPVSTVCQPLAHQAGLTGDALTDILACQGRAVFGIELRVENEDGNALPHDGAGSGLLKVRGPWVLNAYFGSEPGSAVDADGWLDTGDVARIDADGFLHLTDRAKDVIKSGGEWISSIDLENAATAHPAVAEAAVIGVPHPRWQERPLLLLRLHPGERIEKPAMLDHLTRHVARWWLPDDVLVVDDLPHTATGKLLKTELRARYREHLGGVG comes from the coding sequence ATGATCGGACTGATGCAACAACAGCAGCTAACCACTGGTGCACTGATCGACCATGCCGCGCGCAATCATGGCCGCACGGAAATCGTCTCGCGCCGCGCGGACGGGGCGCTGGAGCGGTCAGACTGGGGCACGGTCTCGCGGCGAGCGCGACAGGTGGCGGCGATGCTCGCGGCACTCGGAGCGCAGCCCGGCGACCGCGTCGCCACGCTCGCGTGGAACCGGTTGCCGCACCTCGAACTCTATTATGGTGTCACCGCGGCCGGCATGGTGCTGCACACCGTAAACCCCCGCCTGTTCGCCGAGCAGATCCGCTACATCGTCGATCATGGCGGCGCGCGCATCCTGTGCGTCGATCCAGATCTCCTGCCGATCGTGGAACCAGCGGTCACCGACCTGGCCGGGATCGAGCAGATCATCGTCTTGTGCGCCGGCGATGAGATGCCGGAGAGCGCCCTGCCCGGCCTGCTCGCCTATCACGACCTCGTCGCCGCTACCGCGCCGATCGCGGCCTGGCCGGCGCTTGACGAGAACACCGCCTCCAGCCTGTGTTACACCAGCGGCACCACCGGCAACCCGAAAGGCGTGCTCTACAGCCATCGCTCGACCGTGCTGCACGCGTTCGCGGCGTGCGCGGCGGATTCGATGGCGCTGTCGGCGCGCGACACGGTGCTGCTCGCGCCGCCGTTGTTCCACGTCAACGCCTGGGGGCTGCCCTTCACCTCGGCGATGTGTGGCGCGAAGCTGGTGATGCCGGGATCGGCGCTGGATGGTGCGTCGATCTACCAGTTGCTTCGCGATGAAGGCGTCACCTTCTCGCTCGGCGTGCCCACCTTGTGGTTCATCGTGCTCGACTATATCCAACGGCAGGTGAGCGAGGCGGACCGTGCTGCGCTGAAACTCAACCGCGTGTTCATGGGTGGCGCCGCGACGCCCCGCGCGCTGATCGAGCTGTTCCGCGACCTGCTCGGCGTCACCGCCAACCAGGCCTGGGGGATGACGGAAACCAGTCCTGTATCCACCGTGTGCCAGCCGCTCGCGCACCAGGCGGGGCTGACCGGCGATGCGCTGACCGATATATTGGCGTGCCAGGGACGCGCGGTTTTCGGTATCGAACTGCGCGTCGAGAATGAGGATGGCAACGCCTTGCCGCATGACGGTGCGGGCTCCGGGCTGCTCAAAGTGCGCGGGCCATGGGTGCTCAACGCCTATTTCGGATCGGAACCCGGATCGGCAGTCGATGCCGATGGCTGGCTCGACACCGGCGATGTCGCGCGGATCGACGCGGACGGCTTCCTCCACCTTACCGACCGCGCGAAGGACGTGATCAAGTCGGGCGGCGAGTGGATCAGCTCGATCGACCTGGAAAACGCCGCCACCGCACATCCCGCGGTGGCCGAGGCGGCGGTGATCGGAGTGCCGCATCCGCGCTGGCAGGAACGGCCCTTGCTCCTCCTGCGCCTGCATCCCGGCGAACGTATCGAGAAGCCGGCAATGCTCGATCATCTGACCCGCCATGTCGCGAGATGGTGGCTGCCCGACGACGTGCTGGTCGTCGATGACCTGCCGCACACCGCGACGGGCAAGTTGCTGAAGACCGAATTGCGCGCCCGTTACCGCGAGCATCTCGGGGGTGTAGGGTGA
- a CDS encoding SMP-30/gluconolactonase/LRE family protein: MEIAFFGEHRNRLGESPVWDDARHCLWWVDSLAGLIHAASADGMLRATLPQDRPVGSIGLADGGLVAALADGFYRIDGDTGGASAIALLPEDRTLRLNDGKADRAGRFLSGQMQVHGTGTELSDALLWQLDAGSVRDLAGGLKLTNAICFSPDGDTLYFADSLDGVIRAHPYDSATGAIGPRRDLVDCRPYGSGPDGATVDADGNLWVALVLAQRIACIAPDGTLLRSIDLPIPYPACPAFGGPGLATLYVTTIADSGQRLKSDHPDAGRIVAITGLDARGLREGRYRDNHIRE; this comes from the coding sequence ATGGAGATCGCCTTCTTTGGGGAGCATCGCAACAGACTGGGCGAAAGCCCGGTATGGGATGATGCACGCCACTGTCTATGGTGGGTGGATTCGCTCGCCGGGCTGATTCATGCCGCCTCCGCCGACGGTATGCTGCGCGCGACGCTGCCGCAGGATCGGCCGGTCGGCAGTATCGGATTGGCCGATGGCGGGCTGGTCGCAGCGCTGGCGGACGGCTTTTATCGCATCGATGGCGATACCGGCGGCGCGAGCGCCATCGCACTGCTGCCCGAAGACAGAACGCTGCGTCTCAACGACGGAAAGGCCGATCGCGCCGGTCGTTTTCTGAGCGGCCAGATGCAAGTACACGGCACCGGCACCGAGTTGAGTGACGCCTTGCTGTGGCAACTGGATGCAGGGAGCGTACGCGACCTGGCCGGCGGGCTGAAGCTGACCAACGCGATCTGCTTCTCGCCCGATGGCGATACGCTCTATTTCGCGGACAGCCTGGACGGCGTGATCCGCGCTCACCCGTACGACTCCGCAACGGGTGCGATCGGGCCGCGTCGCGATCTGGTCGATTGCCGACCGTACGGCTCGGGTCCGGACGGTGCCACGGTGGATGCCGACGGCAATCTCTGGGTTGCGCTCGTGCTCGCGCAGCGGATCGCCTGCATCGCGCCCGACGGCACGTTGCTGCGCAGCATCGACCTGCCGATCCCGTACCCTGCCTGTCCCGCATTCGGCGGGCCGGGACTCGCCACGCTGTACGTCACCACTATCGCGGACTCCGGCCAGCGCCTGAAGAGCGACCATCCCGATGCCGGGCGGATCGTCGCCATTACCGGGTTGGATGCGCGCGGGCTGCGGGAAGGCCGCTACCGGGACAATCACATCCGCGAATAG
- a CDS encoding spinster family MFS transporter — translation MTDQTTARFPQTPPDDVVVSDLNSSDPPPSPILGAASRDDDSPKVFPLGVMLLMMLIYTLNFFDRQILTILVEPIKADLDLSDSQIGAISGLAFALLYTAAGLPLARFADKTNRVHMISGALAVWSIFTIACGFTRSFGQMLLTRIGVGVGEAGCTPAAHSLITDYVPRHRRALALAMYQMGVPLGSLTGLVVGGILASTLGWRWAFFIAGAPGLLLAVIVPFVMKEPRRQASAAAAVHIPLRAGLAVLWRKRSFAYICVASGFSAFGFYGLSAFSGSLYIRTHPEQLGTLASSLGMAPTALLGVLLGLMVGICGGLGTFLGGFLSDRFARSSIANYVLFCAVAITAAAPLFTLVALASDMRVSLGLFGAALFCQTMSYGPVYAAIQTVAEPRMRGMAVAIQILFVNLIGLALGPLFVGVMSDLFTSWFGAIQGLRFAISLVGAPMLLSGLMFIHATRLVHREDAAAA, via the coding sequence GTGACGGATCAGACGACAGCCCGGTTTCCGCAGACACCCCCGGACGACGTCGTCGTGTCGGATCTGAACTCCAGCGATCCGCCCCCCTCCCCGATCCTGGGCGCCGCGTCACGCGACGATGACAGCCCAAAGGTCTTCCCGCTCGGTGTCATGTTGCTGATGATGCTGATCTACACACTCAATTTCTTCGACCGGCAAATCCTGACCATCCTGGTCGAGCCGATCAAGGCGGACCTCGACCTGTCCGACAGCCAGATCGGCGCGATCAGCGGCCTCGCCTTCGCGCTACTCTATACTGCCGCGGGCCTGCCATTGGCGCGCTTCGCCGACAAGACCAACCGCGTGCACATGATTTCCGGCGCGCTTGCGGTGTGGAGTATCTTCACCATCGCCTGCGGCTTCACGCGCAGCTTCGGCCAGATGCTGCTGACGCGCATCGGGGTCGGTGTGGGCGAGGCAGGCTGCACCCCGGCCGCACACAGCCTGATCACCGACTATGTGCCCCGCCATCGCCGTGCGCTGGCGCTGGCCATGTACCAGATGGGGGTGCCGTTGGGATCGCTCACCGGCCTGGTCGTCGGGGGCATCCTCGCCTCCACCCTCGGCTGGCGCTGGGCGTTCTTCATCGCCGGCGCGCCGGGACTGCTGCTGGCGGTGATCGTGCCGTTCGTGATGAAGGAGCCGCGGCGCCAGGCCAGCGCCGCCGCCGCGGTGCACATTCCGCTGCGCGCCGGGCTGGCGGTGCTATGGCGCAAGCGATCGTTCGCGTACATCTGCGTGGCGTCCGGCTTCTCCGCCTTCGGCTTTTATGGGCTCAGTGCGTTTTCTGGGTCGCTGTATATCCGTACGCATCCCGAACAATTGGGTACCCTGGCGAGCAGCCTCGGCATGGCGCCGACTGCCTTGCTCGGCGTCCTGCTCGGGCTGATGGTCGGCATCTGCGGCGGGCTTGGCACCTTTCTGGGCGGCTTCCTCTCCGATCGGTTTGCGCGCTCCAGCATCGCCAATTACGTGCTGTTCTGCGCCGTCGCGATCACTGCCGCCGCTCCGTTGTTCACGCTGGTGGCACTGGCCAGCGACATGCGCGTTTCGCTCGGCCTGTTTGGCGCAGCGCTGTTCTGCCAGACGATGAGCTATGGTCCCGTCTATGCCGCGATCCAGACCGTCGCCGAACCGCGCATGCGCGGCATGGCGGTGGCGATCCAGATCCTGTTCGTGAACCTGATCGGTCTGGCGCTCGGGCCGTTGTTCGTCGGCGTCATGAGCGACCTGTTCACCAGCTGGTTCGGCGCGATCCAGGGTCTGCGCTTCGCCATTTCGCTGGTCGGCGCGCCGATGTTGCTGAGTGGCCTGATGTTCATTCACGCGACCCGCCTCGTCCACCGCGAGGATGCGGCGGCGGCCTGA
- a CDS encoding acyl-CoA dehydrogenase family protein has protein sequence MDFSYSDEQQMLRDSVDRYGAENWAASDRLKILAAAPEAAKRRWAEMADLGWLMLPIAEADGGLGGGPAEVMAVMEGIGRHLITVPYVSCCVLVPALLAGSEAGAELLARLAAGEALAAAGLIEADGGYDLHRVATRAEQGPEGWRLWGAKAHVEDGADADWFLVSARTAGGTDERDGIGLFLLPRAADGLTVETFRAIDGHRHARLTLENVAGLLVDDAESALPVIEAAVDRAIAAQLAEAVGSMEAASDATLDYIRTRQQFGVAIGSFQVLQHRMVDMIIAGEEARSMAYHATLNLQRDAAERGRAVAAGKVRVSESGIYVGQQAVQLHGGVGISEELIVSHHLRRQMMLNLAFGPAEHHRARFAAIPA, from the coding sequence ATGGATTTCAGCTATTCCGACGAGCAGCAGATGCTGCGAGACAGCGTCGATCGCTACGGCGCGGAGAACTGGGCGGCGTCCGATCGCCTGAAGATCCTGGCTGCCGCGCCGGAGGCTGCCAAGCGGCGCTGGGCCGAGATGGCAGACCTGGGCTGGTTGATGCTGCCGATCGCCGAAGCCGATGGCGGGCTGGGCGGCGGCCCGGCCGAGGTGATGGCGGTGATGGAAGGGATCGGCCGCCACCTGATTACGGTGCCCTATGTCAGTTGCTGCGTCCTCGTGCCTGCGCTGCTTGCCGGCAGCGAAGCGGGCGCCGAACTGCTGGCGCGCCTCGCCGCCGGCGAGGCTCTGGCAGCGGCGGGATTGATCGAGGCTGATGGCGGCTATGATCTCCACCGTGTCGCTACGCGTGCCGAACAGGGACCGGAAGGCTGGCGGTTGTGGGGCGCGAAGGCCCATGTCGAGGACGGTGCCGACGCGGACTGGTTCCTCGTCTCGGCGCGCACTGCGGGCGGCACTGATGAACGCGATGGCATCGGCTTGTTCCTGCTCCCCCGCGCAGCGGACGGTCTGACGGTCGAGACGTTCCGCGCGATCGATGGCCATCGCCACGCCAGGCTGACGCTGGAGAATGTCGCTGGCCTGCTGGTCGACGATGCCGAAAGTGCGCTGCCGGTCATCGAAGCAGCGGTAGATCGCGCGATCGCCGCGCAGTTGGCCGAGGCGGTCGGATCGATGGAGGCGGCGTCAGATGCGACGCTCGATTATATCCGCACGCGCCAGCAGTTCGGTGTGGCGATCGGAAGCTTCCAGGTGTTGCAGCACCGCATGGTCGACATGATCATCGCAGGCGAGGAAGCGCGGTCGATGGCCTATCACGCGACGCTCAACCTGCAGCGGGACGCGGCAGAGCGCGGCCGAGCGGTGGCGGCAGGCAAGGTGCGCGTGTCCGAAAGCGGTATCTATGTCGGGCAGCAGGCGGTGCAACTGCACGGCGGCGTTGGCATCAGCGAAGAACTGATCGTCAGCCATCACCTGCGCCGCCAGATGATGCTCAACCTCGCCTTCGGCCCCGCCGAGCACCACCGCGCGCGCTTCGCCGCGATCCCCGCCTGA